From one Liolophura sinensis isolate JHLJ2023 chromosome 10, CUHK_Ljap_v2, whole genome shotgun sequence genomic stretch:
- the LOC135476626 gene encoding NAD-dependent protein lipoamidase sirtuin-4, mitochondrial-like isoform X2 produces MLPRTVSKTLVLPFEDKNVKVINNLVPVVQIFFRQFSKCRLYSSSDIHLQPQRSNLYVDNLPSAFIPAFAGHSAEDVAKLQEFVQASHRLFIITGAGLSTESGIPDYRSEGVGLYARSNHRPINYQDFLKSAKTRQRYWARNFTGWSRYSSFQPNLAHVTLSRWEAAGKSHWLVTQNVDGLHIKAGSVNLTELHGSLYRVVCLSCKSKMRRHKLQTILESLNPHWKKECVEIAPDGDVQLTQEQVEGFVVPPCAECGGILKPDIVFFGDNVAKATVQLLFNKLQESDSVLVLGSSLQIPGTGQRQGNPHGCGEHWANQSRCHR; encoded by the exons ATGCTGCCTCGTACGGTGAGTAAAACTTTGGTTTTACcatttgaagacaaaaatgtGAAGGTAATTAATAACCTGGTGCCAGTTGTGCAAATCTTCTTCAGACAATTCAGCAAGTGTAGACTGTACTCCTCATCAGACATCCACTTGCAACCACAAAGAAGCAATCTGTACGTGGACAATCTCCCTTCTGCCTTCATACCAGCCTTTGCAGGACACAGTGCAGAAGATGTAGCTAAACTGCAGGAGTTTGTGCAGGCTAGTCATCGATTGTTTATCATAACAGGTGCAGGCTTGTCTACAGAGAGCGGAATTCCAGACTATCGCTCTGAGGGGGTAGGTTTATATGCCCGTAGCAACCACCGACCAATCAACTACCAAGATTTCCTGAAGAGTGCCAAAACTCGGCAAAGATACTGGGCCAGAAATTTCACTGGGTGGTCGAGGTATTCGTCCTTCCAGCCTAACCTGGCACATGTCACACTAAGCCGCTGGGAAGCTGCAGGAAAGTCTCACTGGCTTGTGACACAAAATGTGGATGGTCTGCACATAAAAGCGGGCAGTGTAAACTTGACTGAACTTCATGGTAGCTTGTACAGAGTTGTTTGTCTCTCTTGTAAGAGTAAAATGAGACGACATAAACTGCAGACAATCTTGGAGTCACTCAATCCGCATTGGAAGAAAGAATGTGTAGAGATAGCCCCAGATGGAGATGTCCAGCTGACCCAAGAGCAGGTGGAAGGATTTgtg GTTCCACCCTGTGCAGAATGTGGTGGGATATTAAAACCTGACATAGTGTTTTTTGGAGACAATGTTGCCAAAGCCACAGTGCAGCTGCTGTTCAACAAACTGCAAGAGAGTGACTCCGTCCTGGTCCTGGGATCATCTCTACAG ATTCCTGGCACGGGCCAGAGACAGGGGAATCCCCATGGCTGTGGTGAACATTGGGCCAACCAGAGCAGATGCCATCGCTGA
- the LOC135476626 gene encoding NAD-dependent protein lipoamidase sirtuin-4, mitochondrial-like isoform X1, with protein MLPRTVSKTLVLPFEDKNVKVINNLVPVVQIFFRQFSKCRLYSSSDIHLQPQRSNLYVDNLPSAFIPAFAGHSAEDVAKLQEFVQASHRLFIITGAGLSTESGIPDYRSEGVGLYARSNHRPINYQDFLKSAKTRQRYWARNFTGWSRYSSFQPNLAHVTLSRWEAAGKSHWLVTQNVDGLHIKAGSVNLTELHGSLYRVVCLSCKSKMRRHKLQTILESLNPHWKKECVEIAPDGDVQLTQEQVEGFVVPPCAECGGILKPDIVFFGDNVAKATVQLLFNKLQESDSVLVLGSSLQVYSAYRFLARARDRGIPMAVVNIGPTRADAIADLKIDAKCSEILRDIQVH; from the exons ATGCTGCCTCGTACGGTGAGTAAAACTTTGGTTTTACcatttgaagacaaaaatgtGAAGGTAATTAATAACCTGGTGCCAGTTGTGCAAATCTTCTTCAGACAATTCAGCAAGTGTAGACTGTACTCCTCATCAGACATCCACTTGCAACCACAAAGAAGCAATCTGTACGTGGACAATCTCCCTTCTGCCTTCATACCAGCCTTTGCAGGACACAGTGCAGAAGATGTAGCTAAACTGCAGGAGTTTGTGCAGGCTAGTCATCGATTGTTTATCATAACAGGTGCAGGCTTGTCTACAGAGAGCGGAATTCCAGACTATCGCTCTGAGGGGGTAGGTTTATATGCCCGTAGCAACCACCGACCAATCAACTACCAAGATTTCCTGAAGAGTGCCAAAACTCGGCAAAGATACTGGGCCAGAAATTTCACTGGGTGGTCGAGGTATTCGTCCTTCCAGCCTAACCTGGCACATGTCACACTAAGCCGCTGGGAAGCTGCAGGAAAGTCTCACTGGCTTGTGACACAAAATGTGGATGGTCTGCACATAAAAGCGGGCAGTGTAAACTTGACTGAACTTCATGGTAGCTTGTACAGAGTTGTTTGTCTCTCTTGTAAGAGTAAAATGAGACGACATAAACTGCAGACAATCTTGGAGTCACTCAATCCGCATTGGAAGAAAGAATGTGTAGAGATAGCCCCAGATGGAGATGTCCAGCTGACCCAAGAGCAGGTGGAAGGATTTgtg GTTCCACCCTGTGCAGAATGTGGTGGGATATTAAAACCTGACATAGTGTTTTTTGGAGACAATGTTGCCAAAGCCACAGTGCAGCTGCTGTTCAACAAACTGCAAGAGAGTGACTCCGTCCTGGTCCTGGGATCATCTCTACAG GTGTACTCTGCCTACAGATTCCTGGCACGGGCCAGAGACAGGGGAATCCCCATGGCTGTGGTGAACATTGGGCCAACCAGAGCAGATGCCATCGCTGACCTCAAAATTGATGCAAAATGCAGTGAGATTTTACGAGACATTCAAGTTCACTGA